In Streptomyces capitiformicae, one genomic interval encodes:
- a CDS encoding phosphotransferase enzyme family protein gives MTIPERTEFDADAAGAILRKACEVADVDPDGIEMLRFGDHAVFRLDGGRIVSRVGRSPDRLTSVRREVAVAEWLAVQGYPAARLVTSAEQPVVVQGHPVTFWEGLSNGDTYATTGEMGVLLRRLHELEPPPFSLPPLEPFDKVVQRLQRAAIPNTTRAFLHSMTDDLAAEYGRLRFALAPGHLHGDFNVGNVLRDAVGRPKVIDLDGFVRGPREWDLMQTAMYYDSFGWHTEAEYVDFVAGYGFDVREWSGYSVLRSVRELLMVTWLSQNAGTNPRAAEEVEKRVESLRSGGSRRDWAPF, from the coding sequence ATGACGATTCCCGAACGAACCGAGTTCGACGCTGACGCGGCGGGCGCCATCCTGCGCAAGGCGTGCGAGGTCGCGGACGTGGACCCGGACGGAATCGAGATGCTGCGATTCGGCGACCACGCGGTGTTCCGCTTGGACGGCGGCCGTATCGTCTCCCGGGTAGGTCGGAGTCCCGATCGGCTTACCTCCGTGCGGAGGGAAGTGGCCGTAGCGGAATGGCTCGCGGTGCAGGGGTATCCGGCGGCGCGACTCGTCACGTCGGCCGAACAGCCGGTCGTCGTTCAGGGCCATCCGGTGACCTTCTGGGAAGGTCTTTCCAACGGAGACACGTACGCGACTACTGGTGAAATGGGCGTGCTCCTGCGGCGGCTTCACGAACTGGAGCCGCCGCCTTTTTCGCTCCCGCCCCTTGAGCCTTTCGACAAGGTCGTGCAGCGTTTGCAGCGTGCCGCCATTCCAAACACCACCCGTGCCTTTCTCCACTCCATGACTGACGATTTGGCGGCTGAGTACGGCCGTCTCCGGTTCGCGCTTGCGCCGGGGCATCTGCACGGTGACTTCAACGTCGGCAACGTCTTGCGCGACGCTGTCGGCCGCCCGAAGGTCATCGACCTGGACGGGTTCGTCAGGGGCCCCCGAGAGTGGGACCTCATGCAAACCGCCATGTACTACGACAGCTTCGGGTGGCACACAGAAGCTGAGTACGTCGATTTCGTCGCCGGGTACGGGTTCGACGTGCGGGAATGGTCCGGGTACTCCGTTCTACGGAGCGTTCGCGAACTGCTCATGGTCACGTGGCTGTCGCAGAATGCTGGCACCAATCCGCGTGCGGCCGAGGAGGTTGAGAAACGGGTGGAAAGCCTGCGCTCGGGTGGCTCTCGCCGGGACTGGGCGCCCTTCTAA
- a CDS encoding GntR family transcriptional regulator, with translation MPQGSPRGTYLEVSGSLREKIRKGEIAEVLPSQSELVSEYNVSRSTIERALAALRAEGVIESVQGAGWFVAGTGDRRPLVEKVTDLLRADGVRVGDRFPTEKELCERFGASRTAVRSAIAQMEGQGLIGRGAARGREVRALPVGRGTKTV, from the coding sequence GTGCCGCAGGGCAGTCCGCGAGGTACGTACCTGGAGGTCTCGGGATCTCTCCGCGAGAAGATCAGGAAGGGCGAGATCGCTGAGGTGCTGCCGTCTCAGTCGGAACTCGTGAGTGAGTACAACGTGAGCCGCAGCACCATCGAGCGGGCCCTTGCAGCGCTCAGGGCTGAGGGAGTCATCGAATCGGTACAGGGTGCCGGGTGGTTCGTAGCAGGGACTGGCGACCGTCGGCCGTTGGTCGAGAAGGTGACCGACCTGTTGCGAGCCGACGGGGTCAGGGTCGGTGACCGCTTCCCCACCGAGAAGGAGCTGTGCGAGCGGTTCGGAGCGTCGCGGACGGCCGTCCGTTCCGCCATCGCACAGATGGAGGGGCAAGGACTCATCGGCAGGGGTGCCGCGCGAGGGCGGGAAGTACGTGCGTTGCCCGTCGGGCGGGGGACTAAGACCGTATGA
- a CDS encoding S8 family peptidase: protein MDRDAIVRSFQRWARVCGASADFGRSIPVSGLIFMPVAAHAEELDELSRFSFLRVIRPMPKLRTLHPMERSLPVGALPPIEVPDEPVVDSSIRMAIFDGGLPSNGPMSPWAQSLDVPGVGAAMEEGTDHGHMVTSAALFGSLTPGEAAPRPFNSVDHYRILDDVEDDPYALYTALNRIRDVLEEKNYDFVNLSLGPELPIEDDEVHPWTAVLDEYLSHGQTFMTVAAGNNGNHDWASGNARVQVPSDCVNALAVGSANSRLKNWDRAGYSAIGPGRSPGLVKPDVLSFGGTQYEPFIFLPSNGTDAPLSAIGTSFAAPATLRMAAGIRAHFGGHIKPLGLRALLVHCAERGDMPVEEAGWGRVPDQLDAFVICPANSVRVLYQGAIEPGQTMRMPIPLPEDVKTGNVEISATYCINSPTDSRSPSTYTASAIEPVFRPHAEKFSNEDSVHPKTDSFFRSSDFLPENDLRKGAHKWETTKHRTLTKRASSLLRPVFDVKYHSRIEQLVGIPTEKVEYALVITLTSSRDVDIYNKVVRTYSGRLEILQPQVEIPITVQP from the coding sequence GTGGACCGTGACGCCATCGTTAGGTCCTTCCAGCGCTGGGCTCGTGTATGCGGCGCATCAGCCGACTTCGGCAGGAGCATCCCGGTGTCCGGGCTGATCTTTATGCCCGTTGCCGCTCACGCGGAAGAACTGGATGAGCTGAGCAGGTTCTCCTTCCTCCGGGTCATTCGACCGATGCCGAAGCTCCGTACGCTGCATCCCATGGAGCGGAGCCTCCCGGTAGGCGCACTGCCTCCGATTGAGGTGCCAGATGAGCCCGTAGTCGACAGTTCCATCCGCATGGCCATCTTCGATGGCGGTCTGCCCTCAAACGGGCCCATGAGCCCTTGGGCCCAGTCTCTCGATGTACCTGGGGTCGGCGCAGCCATGGAAGAGGGCACCGATCACGGCCACATGGTGACTTCAGCCGCCCTCTTCGGCAGCCTGACTCCGGGAGAGGCCGCGCCGCGGCCCTTCAACAGCGTGGACCACTATCGGATTCTCGACGACGTAGAGGATGACCCCTACGCCCTCTACACGGCACTCAATCGCATCCGCGATGTGCTGGAAGAGAAGAACTACGACTTCGTGAACCTCAGTCTCGGCCCGGAGCTTCCTATCGAGGACGATGAAGTGCACCCGTGGACAGCGGTACTGGACGAGTATCTCTCCCATGGTCAGACCTTCATGACCGTAGCGGCCGGAAACAACGGAAACCACGATTGGGCCTCGGGCAACGCCCGTGTCCAAGTGCCATCCGACTGTGTGAACGCCCTTGCTGTCGGATCTGCCAATAGTAGGCTAAAGAACTGGGATCGAGCTGGATACAGTGCAATCGGTCCAGGCCGCTCGCCAGGTTTGGTGAAACCGGATGTTCTAAGTTTCGGAGGTACGCAGTACGAGCCCTTCATCTTCTTGCCCAGCAATGGGACGGATGCTCCATTGTCGGCGATTGGTACGAGCTTCGCAGCCCCAGCCACACTCAGGATGGCCGCAGGGATCCGAGCACACTTCGGCGGGCATATTAAGCCTCTTGGTCTCCGGGCTCTGCTCGTACACTGTGCCGAACGTGGCGACATGCCTGTGGAAGAGGCTGGCTGGGGAAGGGTTCCTGACCAGCTCGACGCCTTCGTAATCTGCCCTGCAAACTCCGTTCGTGTGTTGTATCAGGGGGCAATCGAGCCAGGGCAGACGATGCGAATGCCCATTCCTCTACCCGAGGACGTAAAGACGGGCAACGTCGAAATCAGTGCCACGTATTGCATTAACTCCCCAACCGACTCGCGCAGCCCCAGTACGTACACGGCCAGCGCCATCGAGCCTGTTTTTCGGCCGCACGCGGAAAAGTTCAGCAACGAAGACAGCGTGCACCCGAAGACTGATTCCTTCTTCAGGTCGAGTGACTTCCTGCCCGAGAACGATCTACGGAAGGGGGCGCACAAGTGGGAGACCACTAAGCACAGGACTCTCACCAAGAGAGCTTCGTCGCTACTCCGACCAGTATTCGACGTGAAATATCATTCAAGGATTGAGCAGCTCGTCGGCATCCCAACTGAGAAGGTGGAGTACGCGCTTGTGATCACTCTCACCTCGTCCCGAGATGTGGACATTTACAACAAGGTCGTCCGCACCTATAGCGGCCGATTGGAAATCTTGCAGCCGCAGGTAGAAATTCCAATCACTGTGCAGCCGTAG
- a CDS encoding AAA family ATPase: protein MTYLDYSHIPHQCVKPRVDALSLSVPSERLVSGTPGGLTDTRSLQFRPPGYRLFSMVERTLVSPVGDLETYERDLVHLARVAMAGRAQDVQTLVQRMARRYQRSNESLASSLRELLRSAPTAQTPLRGFGNAASLPLDSDSRLPLIRAEQLGPTVRPVLAPPVRAAVEQLRDEHRSADRLARQGLTPSRTGLFTGPPGVGKTLAARWLADELKLPLLVLDLSSVMSSYLGRTGGNIRKVLDYAKSSPSVLLLDELDTVAKRRDDMAEVGELKRLVTVLLQEIDDWPSGSLLLAATNHAELLDPAVWRRFDLVVKFPLPGPAELEEALLHYCGNEAPSNIDFLARILQGSSFADAERFVMTARRKAALGGDRTFDVLLSMGQERLAQMNHVERLQVALDLVQDGSLSQRRASELTGVSRDTIRRKQRADQEQ, encoded by the coding sequence ATGACGTATCTCGACTACAGCCACATCCCGCACCAGTGCGTCAAGCCCCGGGTAGACGCGCTGTCACTGTCAGTGCCATCCGAGAGACTGGTATCAGGGACGCCAGGTGGACTAACTGACACCAGATCACTGCAGTTTAGGCCACCAGGCTATAGGCTGTTCTCCATGGTAGAGAGGACATTGGTGAGCCCTGTGGGCGACCTTGAAACGTATGAACGAGATCTAGTCCACCTAGCGAGGGTTGCGATGGCAGGGCGGGCACAGGATGTGCAGACCCTGGTTCAGCGCATGGCCCGCCGTTACCAACGATCGAACGAATCGCTTGCTAGCTCGCTTCGAGAACTGCTGCGTTCCGCCCCAACTGCACAGACGCCCTTGCGTGGTTTCGGAAACGCCGCCTCCCTCCCTCTCGACAGCGACAGTCGCCTGCCCTTGATCCGAGCGGAGCAACTCGGGCCGACAGTTCGCCCAGTCTTGGCTCCGCCAGTGAGGGCGGCAGTGGAGCAACTCCGTGACGAACATCGGAGCGCGGACCGGCTCGCACGGCAGGGCCTAACACCGAGTCGCACCGGTCTGTTCACTGGTCCTCCCGGTGTCGGCAAGACCCTTGCTGCCCGCTGGCTTGCGGACGAACTGAAGCTCCCGCTGCTCGTTCTAGACCTTTCCTCCGTAATGAGCAGCTACCTCGGGCGAACTGGAGGAAACATTCGCAAGGTGCTTGATTACGCGAAATCGAGCCCTTCGGTCCTGCTCCTGGACGAACTCGACACAGTGGCCAAGCGGCGCGACGACATGGCCGAAGTTGGCGAGCTGAAGAGGCTCGTTACGGTCCTTCTCCAGGAAATTGATGACTGGCCTTCAGGTTCACTCCTGCTGGCCGCCACAAACCACGCTGAGCTTTTGGATCCAGCGGTATGGCGACGATTCGACCTAGTGGTCAAATTCCCCTTGCCTGGTCCGGCCGAGCTAGAGGAAGCACTTCTCCACTATTGCGGAAATGAGGCGCCAAGTAACATCGATTTCCTTGCGAGGATTCTGCAGGGTTCCTCGTTCGCCGATGCGGAGCGATTCGTTATGACGGCTCGCAGGAAGGCTGCCCTAGGCGGCGATCGTACGTTCGATGTCCTGTTGAGTATGGGGCAAGAACGTCTGGCGCAAATGAACCATGTCGAGCGTCTTCAGGTGGCACTTGATCTAGTGCAAGATGGGAGCCTCTCACAGAGGAGGGCTAGCGAGTTGACGGGAGTCAGCCGCGACACGATTCGACGCAAGCAGCGTGCGGACCAAGAGCAGTAG
- a CDS encoding roadblock/LC7 domain-containing protein: protein MTTAVQSFGWLVSEFVRTADGVTDAVAVSSDGLLMAASDSLGRDRADHLAAVVSGITSLAQNAATAHGFHGMKLVMIEMLGGFLMVGRIRDGSCLGVLAAEGCDVGLVGYEMAVLADRAGELLTPQLVRELHSAPR from the coding sequence GTGACCACCGCCGTCCAGAGTTTCGGCTGGCTCGTCTCGGAGTTCGTGCGCACCGCCGACGGCGTCACCGATGCCGTCGCCGTTTCCTCTGACGGCCTGCTCATGGCCGCCTCGGACAGCCTCGGCCGAGATCGCGCCGACCACTTGGCCGCCGTCGTCTCCGGCATCACCAGCCTCGCCCAGAACGCGGCGACGGCACACGGCTTCCACGGCATGAAGCTCGTCATGATCGAAATGCTTGGGGGCTTCCTCATGGTCGGTCGTATCCGCGACGGCAGCTGCCTCGGCGTCCTCGCCGCCGAAGGGTGCGACGTGGGCCTCGTCGGCTACGAAATGGCCGTCCTCGCCGACCGCGCCGGCGAGCTGCTCACCCCGCAGTTGGTACGCGAACTGCACTCCGCGCCCAGGTGA